The following are encoded together in the Proteiniphilum saccharofermentans genome:
- a CDS encoding DMT family transporter produces MNINWIILIIGGVFESIFAMSLGKMQQTSGKEMWLWLAIFLASVSLSMFLLFKSMGGSHPIPTGTAYAVWAGIGAVGTVVLSILVFREPVTFWRIFFLSTLIISIVGLQFTSAHH; encoded by the coding sequence ATGAACATTAACTGGATAATCCTGATTATTGGAGGAGTTTTCGAATCAATTTTTGCGATGAGCCTGGGAAAGATGCAACAGACATCAGGCAAAGAGATGTGGCTGTGGCTTGCGATATTTCTTGCCAGTGTAAGCCTTAGCATGTTTTTACTGTTCAAATCGATGGGAGGCTCCCACCCGATTCCGACAGGAACCGCCTATGCCGTCTGGGCTGGCATCGGCGCTGTAGGAACGGTTGTTCTCAGTATCCTGGTTTTCAGGGAACCGGTCACTTTCTGGAGAATATTTTTCCTTAGCACGCTAATTATTTCGATCGTTGGATTGCAATTCACTTCTGCACATCATTGA
- a CDS encoding alpha/beta hydrolase family protein: MKSKLFVLLFIVIFSKGIRGQNDLPYIFTDNKNNDLISFSFKREAAKAYNLLQVPQSKDEWNTRREKLKEAILAHARVSYNHDLPLEYSETAIYKKGEFLVKNIFFQTRPDLFATANLYIPEGKGPFPAVVVAMGHSRNGKLFHEYQALGQTLAMNGYVAIAIDPWGAGERTTVHGEFEYHGANLGASLLNVGETLMGVQITDNMRAVDLLSSLPFVDSKNIGATGASGGGNQVMWLAAMDERIKAVVPVVSVGTFQSYILNSNCICEALDGGLTFTEESAVLGLIAPRALKICNGLRDSNAAFHPREMLRSFNGAKTIYRFYDAEENLSYQIFDTPHGYFPEMRETMLGWFDLHLKNKGTDTPKKEKPFAPLPESELMVFPKGQRPEEIVSTAEYCFNQGSLLRAKMLSDTSMNIREKKEELKRIVRISDNYDLKNVHQFSNVNNWERYVLETTTGDLIPLLLYFPNKSSREYVLIANSKGKDWIDTDLIDGLIARGTGICIVDLWGIGESASSEAKHIDGSLPEFHTLFRSALWLNQTMQGIWIGQLDIVLNWLVNSHQIKEITIDADRELAVASVLSSVLGNKADKLILREMPLSYLFDKSGDINYFSMAVHIPDFLLWGDMSLAVAMSGKDITFIDPVTISGRELSCKEIEAFRTEVNHFSPHLEKRSEVHFLK; encoded by the coding sequence ATGAAGTCAAAGCTGTTTGTTCTGCTGTTTATCGTTATATTCAGCAAAGGTATACGGGGACAAAATGATCTCCCGTATATCTTTACCGATAATAAAAATAACGATTTGATAAGCTTTTCTTTTAAGAGAGAAGCAGCAAAAGCTTATAATCTGTTACAGGTTCCACAAAGTAAGGATGAATGGAATACACGGAGAGAAAAGCTAAAGGAGGCTATTCTTGCACATGCGAGAGTTTCCTATAATCATGATTTGCCTTTAGAGTATAGTGAGACAGCTATATATAAAAAAGGAGAATTTCTTGTTAAAAATATTTTCTTTCAGACACGACCTGATCTGTTTGCTACGGCTAACTTATATATTCCCGAAGGAAAGGGTCCCTTTCCTGCTGTAGTTGTAGCAATGGGACATTCACGCAACGGGAAACTGTTTCATGAATATCAGGCATTAGGACAAACATTAGCCATGAATGGTTATGTAGCAATAGCTATTGATCCCTGGGGAGCCGGGGAGCGGACCACTGTTCACGGTGAGTTCGAATATCACGGGGCTAATCTGGGTGCGTCCCTCTTGAATGTGGGAGAGACCTTAATGGGAGTGCAGATTACGGACAATATGCGGGCTGTCGATCTGCTCTCCTCTCTCCCTTTTGTGGATAGCAAAAATATTGGAGCAACAGGGGCGAGTGGGGGAGGTAATCAGGTAATGTGGCTTGCTGCAATGGATGAGCGCATCAAAGCGGTCGTTCCGGTGGTAAGTGTGGGAACCTTTCAGTCGTATATATTGAATAGTAATTGCATCTGTGAAGCATTGGACGGAGGATTGACTTTCACCGAAGAATCGGCTGTATTAGGTCTTATTGCACCCCGGGCACTGAAAATCTGTAACGGATTGAGAGATTCGAATGCGGCATTTCATCCACGGGAAATGTTGAGAAGTTTCAATGGAGCAAAGACTATATACCGGTTTTATGATGCTGAAGAGAATCTCTCTTATCAGATATTTGATACACCTCATGGTTATTTCCCTGAAATGAGGGAGACTATGCTCGGATGGTTTGATCTACACTTGAAAAATAAGGGTACGGATACGCCGAAAAAAGAAAAACCGTTTGCGCCATTGCCTGAATCTGAATTAATGGTTTTTCCCAAAGGGCAACGCCCGGAAGAGATTGTCTCTACCGCAGAGTACTGCTTTAATCAAGGATCACTTCTGAGAGCAAAGATGCTGTCGGATACCAGTATGAATATCCGGGAGAAAAAAGAGGAGTTAAAACGAATAGTAAGAATATCGGATAATTATGACCTGAAGAATGTTCACCAATTCTCAAATGTAAATAATTGGGAACGGTATGTGTTGGAAACAACAACCGGAGATCTTATCCCCTTGTTGCTATATTTCCCTAATAAGAGCAGCCGTGAATACGTTTTAATTGCTAATTCAAAAGGAAAGGATTGGATTGATACCGATTTGATTGATGGACTTATAGCACGGGGAACCGGTATCTGTATTGTAGATCTGTGGGGTATTGGAGAGAGCGCTTCTTCCGAGGCTAAACATATTGACGGATCGTTACCGGAATTTCATACTTTATTCCGTTCTGCATTATGGTTAAACCAAACCATGCAAGGAATTTGGATCGGCCAGTTGGATATTGTTTTGAATTGGCTTGTCAACTCACATCAGATAAAAGAAATCACTATTGATGCCGATAGGGAATTAGCTGTAGCAAGTGTATTGTCTTCTGTCCTTGGGAATAAGGCTGATAAATTAATTCTCAGGGAAATGCCATTGAGTTATTTATTTGATAAATCCGGTGATATCAATTATTTTTCCATGGCTGTCCATATTCCTGACTTTTTACTCTGGGGAGATATGTCGCTTGCAGTTGCAATGTCCGGTAAAGATATTACCTTTATTGATCCGGTAACCATTTCCGGAAGGGAGTTAAGCTGTAAAGAAATTGAAGCGTTCAGAACTGAAGTCAATCACTTCAGTCCACACTTGGAGAAGCGTTCGGAGGTTCATTTTCTAAAATAA
- a CDS encoding RNA polymerase sigma factor, producing MDTFCMMTDEELVVSYADGNDYAFDLLLNRHKQSLYAYIFYTVRDQGLAEDIFQDTFFKAITTIRQGRYTETGKFKAWITRIAHNLIIDYFRQRKNENTVSNDAYEVDLLNNPSLCDDTVEMKMVKTQVLDDVKKLIDFLPVEQREVLEMRYYGDLSFKEIADVTGVSINTALGRMRYAILNMRKLATDHKMILTIN from the coding sequence ATGGATACTTTCTGCATGATGACCGATGAAGAATTGGTCGTTTCGTATGCCGACGGCAATGACTATGCGTTTGATCTGCTCCTCAACCGGCATAAACAATCTCTTTACGCTTATATCTTCTATACTGTCCGTGACCAGGGACTGGCCGAAGATATCTTTCAGGATACTTTCTTCAAAGCTATCACAACTATCAGGCAGGGCAGATACACTGAAACAGGCAAATTCAAAGCATGGATTACACGTATTGCCCATAATCTGATAATCGATTATTTCCGTCAGAGAAAGAATGAAAATACCGTCTCCAATGATGCTTACGAGGTCGATCTGTTGAACAATCCCTCCCTGTGTGACGATACCGTAGAGATGAAAATGGTGAAAACTCAGGTGCTCGACGATGTGAAGAAACTGATCGACTTTTTACCTGTTGAACAACGTGAAGTACTGGAGATGCGATATTATGGGGATTTAAGTTTTAAGGAGATTGCTGATGTCACCGGTGTAAGCATCAATACCGCTCTTGGACGTATGCGCTATGCTATTCTCAACATGCGTAAACTGGCCACTGACCACAAAATGATCTTAACAATTAATTGA
- a CDS encoding sugar MFS transporter, translating into MNKKVFYTSMGILAVMYFVFGLVSWVNAILIPYFKIALELTHFQSYFVTFAFYIAYFVMAIPSGLLLNRVGYKKGIMYGFIFLSLGALIFVPAALMRQYAVFLAGLYCLGTGLAILQTAANPYVTIVGPIDSAAQRMSVMGIFNKSAGIIAPLLFAAVVFKSTDDSTFALLEAGTLSETEKNIILQELIRRVIMPYSILAALLLLTGIGIRYSVLPEIEEKEDEPKEENNTLSVVNPSKKSLLDYPYLIFGAIAIFLHVGTQVVAIDTIINYAGSMGIGLLDAKFFPSYTLICTIIGYLLGILLIPRFVSQKTALQFCTALGLLLSLGVVLANHTVSLFGHTANISIWFLASIGFPNALIYAGIWPLSIHNLGKLTKTGSSLLIMGLSGNAILPLIYGAIGDHYGLRAGYWVLIPCFIYLVWFAFHGHTINYWKREKRIQNEKIDNREG; encoded by the coding sequence ATGAATAAAAAAGTTTTTTATACCTCGATGGGTATCCTGGCCGTTATGTATTTTGTTTTCGGCCTGGTATCATGGGTGAATGCAATCCTTATTCCTTACTTCAAGATAGCTCTTGAACTGACACATTTTCAGTCATATTTCGTTACTTTTGCCTTTTATATCGCCTATTTTGTGATGGCAATTCCATCGGGATTGTTATTAAACAGAGTGGGGTATAAAAAAGGGATTATGTACGGATTCATATTCCTCTCATTGGGCGCCCTCATTTTTGTCCCGGCAGCACTTATGCGACAATATGCCGTTTTTCTTGCAGGATTGTATTGCCTCGGGACAGGGCTTGCCATTCTTCAAACGGCAGCAAACCCTTACGTCACCATAGTCGGACCGATCGATAGCGCAGCACAGCGAATGAGCGTGATGGGAATCTTCAACAAGTCCGCAGGTATCATTGCTCCTTTGCTTTTTGCAGCGGTAGTGTTCAAATCGACTGATGACAGCACCTTTGCATTACTTGAAGCAGGAACGCTCTCCGAAACAGAGAAAAATATTATTCTGCAGGAATTGATCAGGAGGGTAATTATGCCCTATTCCATCCTTGCCGCTCTTTTGCTATTAACAGGTATCGGCATAAGATATTCAGTATTGCCGGAGATAGAAGAAAAAGAGGATGAACCCAAAGAGGAGAATAATACTTTATCTGTTGTAAATCCGTCAAAGAAGTCTCTTTTGGATTATCCTTATCTCATCTTTGGAGCCATCGCGATTTTCCTGCATGTAGGTACGCAAGTGGTGGCGATAGATACTATTATCAATTATGCCGGGTCGATGGGGATCGGCCTGCTGGATGCAAAGTTCTTTCCGTCTTACACGCTTATATGCACCATTATCGGTTATTTGCTGGGTATCTTGCTTATTCCCCGGTTTGTTTCGCAAAAGACGGCTTTACAGTTTTGTACCGCACTCGGGCTACTCCTTTCTTTAGGGGTAGTACTTGCCAACCATACTGTTTCACTGTTCGGGCATACGGCAAACATCTCGATATGGTTCTTAGCCTCGATAGGATTTCCTAATGCATTGATCTATGCCGGTATCTGGCCCTTGTCGATCCATAACTTAGGGAAATTAACCAAAACGGGCTCTTCCCTTTTGATCATGGGATTAAGCGGGAATGCCATCCTGCCACTGATTTATGGTGCGATAGGAGATCACTATGGCTTGAGAGCAGGCTACTGGGTTCTGATTCCGTGCTTTATTTATTTGGTATGGTTTGCTTTTCACGGACATACGATTAATTATTGGAAAAGAGAAAAAAGAATACAAAATGAAAAGATTGATAATAGAGAAGGGTAG
- a CDS encoding Gfo/Idh/MocA family protein, whose product MQINRRNFFKIAGAATVSAMLPAKGLSSGIPADIQQSDKSLKKIYSEAYKKHPQKFNMCGYAAPKLETVRVGFVGVGSRGTAAVERMSRIDGVRIVAICDVLTEHAEKAKARILTPGHPAIVYSGKEDTWMEMCRREDIDLIYVATPWELHAPIGIYSMRQGKHVALEIPAATTVEDCWQLVETSEHTKKHCVILENCCYDFFELLTLNLARNGFFGEIVHAEGGYIHEIGESLFFRGKPGRSWRLNENMKRNGNLYPTHGLGPVAQIMDINRGNRMEYMVSMSSDDFLMNKYAKELSQKEDYFKQFEGAPFRGNMNNSIIKTVKGQTILIQHDITTPRPYSRLHTISGTKATAQKYPLPPRLSIAENHQEWLSEEKFREIELQYNPPIIEKMQDIAKEIGGHGGMDFLMDWRLIDCLRNSLPVDMDVYDAASWSVIGPLSEWSVANRSAPIDIPDFTNGAWKTNQPHDISLKDGGTTGVIV is encoded by the coding sequence ATGCAAATTAATAGAAGAAATTTCTTTAAAATAGCAGGAGCTGCAACCGTATCGGCCATGTTACCGGCCAAGGGGCTAAGTAGTGGAATACCTGCTGACATTCAACAATCGGACAAGTCCTTAAAAAAAATATACAGCGAAGCGTATAAGAAACATCCTCAGAAATTTAATATGTGCGGGTATGCTGCTCCTAAACTGGAAACCGTCAGAGTTGGTTTTGTGGGCGTCGGATCGAGGGGAACCGCTGCCGTAGAGAGGATGAGCCGTATTGACGGAGTCAGGATTGTTGCCATCTGCGACGTATTGACCGAGCATGCAGAGAAAGCAAAAGCGCGTATTCTGACACCGGGACATCCGGCCATTGTCTATTCAGGAAAAGAAGATACCTGGATGGAGATGTGCCGAAGGGAAGATATCGACCTTATATATGTGGCCACTCCCTGGGAATTGCATGCCCCGATCGGGATCTATTCCATGAGGCAGGGTAAGCATGTCGCATTGGAAATCCCTGCTGCAACTACAGTAGAAGATTGCTGGCAATTAGTAGAGACCTCTGAACATACAAAAAAGCATTGTGTGATCCTGGAGAACTGCTGCTATGATTTTTTTGAATTACTTACCCTGAATCTGGCACGTAATGGATTTTTTGGTGAGATAGTGCATGCCGAAGGAGGATATATTCATGAAATAGGGGAAAGCTTGTTCTTCAGGGGGAAACCCGGACGCAGTTGGCGCTTAAATGAAAATATGAAAAGAAATGGAAATCTCTATCCGACACATGGATTGGGACCTGTGGCACAAATCATGGATATCAACCGGGGAAACCGGATGGAGTATATGGTGTCGATGTCTTCTGATGACTTTTTAATGAATAAATATGCCAAAGAGTTGTCACAGAAAGAAGATTACTTTAAACAGTTCGAAGGTGCCCCATTCCGGGGGAACATGAATAATTCGATCATAAAAACGGTAAAAGGACAAACGATCCTTATTCAGCACGATATCACCACACCCCGGCCTTACTCCCGATTGCATACCATAAGCGGGACAAAAGCAACAGCGCAGAAATATCCCCTCCCTCCCCGTCTATCCATAGCTGAGAATCACCAGGAATGGTTGTCTGAGGAGAAATTCAGGGAAATTGAACTGCAATATAATCCCCCTATCATAGAGAAGATGCAGGATATTGCCAAAGAGATTGGGGGGCACGGAGGAATGGATTTTCTGATGGACTGGAGATTGATTGACTGTTTAAGGAACAGTTTGCCCGTGGATATGGATGTATACGATGCTGCGTCATGGAGTGTCATTGGTCCGTTAAGCGAATGGTCGGTAGCCAACCGCTCGGCACCGATCGATATCCCGGATTTTACGAATGGAGCCTGGAAAACAAATCAACCCCATGATATCTCTTTAAAGGACGGAGGAACTACGGGTGTTATCGTATAA